AGCAGTAAATAGACTTCTTATCCTAGAGGCCAATGGGTTTATCTTGGTCTACAAAGCCTGTGATACAGAGACTTTTGTGCTTCAAGTCGCTGGATTGGAGCAAGTAATGGGTTTTCCTGTGGTACGAATGGTAAGAAATTGACGACAAGGAGGAATTTTACTACAGACATTTAACAGAAAATATTGATTCATCCAAATGTTTATATGGATGAATTTTATATAATGTGTTGAGTCAACACAGATGTAACTAAGAACTGTGGAAAGGCAGACGCGGTGCACATCCCAGCAGCAGGCATGAATCactggatgtacagtatgtaaaaatgTTATTTCATGCATGAAATCACCCATCCATCATTATTGTCATCAGTCAATTCAATTTAAGCTTGTTTCACATTGAAgctaacagaaaaaaaatctaatattATAACACAGTATTTATCAGTGGTATTGATGCTGAAGGTTGGCTATCCCATAATCTGGGCTGTATTTTTCAGAGTTTTAACATTTATGTTCTTTCACGCAAAGCAATTCAAATGGGATCGCTTCAGACGGATTTGTATATAGATCAGTTCATCTTAAAAGGTCACCTGCAGTTCATAATCTCATGCGTGAATACAAACGTGCTTATGCGACCTTCAGCGTGCTGCCATAAACTGGTGGTTGTTAcgtatttttatttgtatcgTCACTTTACTTCATACGTCAACATTCATGTATAAACCCACAATATCGTATTTTTATTGTGCAAAAATGTTCGCAGCCTGAAAACGCGACTATGGGTGTTTTGATCCTTGTGTGATGCCGTAGTTCGGGATCCGGAAGCAACACAGCTCTCATTTAAACTTAAGACATGTAAGCAACTTTTTGACAATAAGTACATTAAGCGTCGTTagtgtttacagcagcaactTTGAAATGCCCAAAACTGAGTGCCATTTATTTTTTAGATGCTTAAAGGTTCAACATTAGATGGTTAAGTAGAAACGTAGCTGAGATTCCGCAGGGAAGCTAAGTTAGCTAACTTACTGTGCCACATCGTCAAAAAGCGACACTGCAGCTActggttttattctgtttgtgttgcgtgaGTTTTTTCTTGGTAGAGGCACTCATTTTATCTATTGGCTGTTGTGTGTTACCGATATTTGTAATTTTATAACCAGGTCTTGAAAGTCTTACTCTAGCACGGCGTCAGCATCGTCGTGTCTATGCTAACTTTCATAAGTGTGTATTGCGCAATTTCTCAACTTTAATAACTTCTACGTTGTTCACAGGGGTTGACTTTGCGTAATGCCACGAAGAGGCGCAGTCCTCCGTTTGCAAAACATCGGTGGTCTAGAAGACGGGACTGAACCGAACTGACTGTCACAGCCTGCTTTCGTTTTCGAGTCCGCCATGGctcgggaggaggaggaggaggagctgacgtCCGGTGGACCCAAGGAGGTGGACGTGTTCACGTCCATACGATGCCTGGGCTATCTGTCCAGTGTCGTCCTCCTCGTGGCGGTGTGCGTCGGCATGTACGTACGCTGGGAGGTGACGAATGAAAACATGATTCTGGTCATCTTCATCCTGGGTCTGTTTGTCCAGGGCATAGCCATCATCCTCCATTACTACTTCGCTATGGAAAAGGCCAGCCTCAGCTTGTTCCATTTGTGGATTGGCTTTCTACTTGGTCTTCTCTGCTTCCTCAACAGCCCCGCCTTGGATTCCAATGTCAAGGAACTAGTTGCCAATTATCTCCTACTAGCTAGTGTAATCATGAAAACCGTATGGGCTATAACTGAGCGCATATGCAGCTCTGTCCGTTACAAACCCTCGTTGCTGACGTCAATTGAGCTGCTGGAACTCCTGGGGTTTGGCATCGCCAGCACCACCATGCTTCTTCACATTGCAGTGCCCATAACAGGCTTAGCCGTGGGCCTAGGAGCTCTCATTGTAGACTTGAGGATGAAGTCCCTGCTGGCCCTGCCCAACGTGGTCACTTTTTCCTTGGTTACGTCGCTTGTGTTTTTCCAGGCTTTGGGCATCACAGCCAACCCCTATGCCTTAGGTTGCTACCTGGGCAGACTGCTATGTGAGCCTTTATTAGACGTGTACTTCAGTACACTGGGGCCTTGTGAGCGCTGGATGCTAGTTCTGTCCATGGGGAAGGCGTGGAGGAGGCTGTCACTGCTGCCattgtgtctgattgagatgTCCTTCTTTATTCTGGCTGCTTTAAAGGTATGATGAAAAAATCCAGTCAAACCAAGTGCTCTACAAACTCTAATTTGTTAATTTTAAGGACGTACCATAACAATGTTCTTGTCTTATAGCTGGGCCACCTGGAGCTGTGGTACCTGGTGATTCCAGGCTTTTTCCTCTTTGGCTTGTTTTGGTCCATCTGCCACATAATTCTACTCATCACAATTTGGGGCTTCCACACCAAGTTAAATGAGTGTCAGAAGGATTGGCGGGCCCAGCGATCCAGTAGCCGGACTCTGGACCAAATCATGGCATCCAGGGGCATTCGACACTTCTGCCTTATTTCAGAGCGACTAGTCTTCTTTACTCTACTGTCAAGTGTCATACTAGCAGCCGTGTCCTGGCAGGTAGGTCAGACAAAAGGCATTTGTGCTATTACAAGCATAGAAATACGCTTTAATTCCTTTGCTAAACCTGCAGCAATTGCAGAAAGGATATTTGGTTGGTCATCTTACAGTTCTATTCCAGTCAACACGCAGATTTCTGACACATTAAGAATTTTTGCATGCCATGAAGTGATGCTGCTGAGAAAACTGTGTAGGTCAAAACCTCCAAACCTTCACAGGAAGAGGTGCTAGAGACAGTGTGCAGTTTTAGTTGCTCCCTAAGATGAGGCTCCTCTGCGCTCGTGCGGAACCGATTTAATTAGCACTTTAATATCCCTATCAACCTGCGTAAAGTGCTGCAATAACTTATTTAGCTTTATTAGATGTTTACCTTGTATGAGTCTCATGTGTCCTGACGAGTCCCAGTTTGAAATATGCACGTTGTGAATGTCGGCTGCAAATGTGTGCAGAGCTTTAGCTTCTCGTGTGTGCAGATTATGGTATTTTGCAGATTTATGAGAATATAGTAATACATGACCGACATGTAAAAACAGCACTAGATTCCATTATATTGTCCTCATTGCTTTCGCTTAATTGTGCAGTTATAGATATGCAAATGCGATGCTATCAAACTGGCTTTTCATGTATGCTAATCTATGCTGCATTCCATCAGTGATTCGAGAATGGCTTTCTCTTCAGGCCTAATAGTCCTGTGTTGCACCATAGCTGCTTCctgttattactgtatattatatttttctCTGTGCATTTTTTATAGAAGTAAagatttttctttcttgttaGTTATATTGTACTATACACACTTAAGGCTACCAAGCCAGCAGAGGCTAGGCGATTTTAAATACTCTCTTGTAATAAGTACTAGCAGTATATGTTTAGCATGCTGTGTAACAGCGCATTGTGTCTCAATTTGGTTAGGTCCtgtcatgtttcatcctggtgTAATAACACTGTGTCAGTCCCACGTTGTATAACTGTCTTGCAAAGTGTCACCACCAGTTAATTGGTTCTGACTGCTACAGTACAAGTTGTAGGTCGCGAATGAAAGTGACTCTGATCCGGTGGCTTTTTGCAGCGCTCCAACGGCCTCTTCCTCAGCGCCCTGCTGGTGGTGCTGCCTTTGGAGTCtctgacccacggcttgttccACGAGCTGGGCAGCTGCCTGGGAGGAACCTGTGTGGGCTACGCCTTGGTCATACCCAACACTTACTGCAGGTACTGGAGACAGAGGCGATGGGTCCAAATGTAGAGATGTACAGAGATGCACAGATGTACACTCAAATTATCACCAGCTGTTTAGATTTATTGTTTGAGACATGTTGCTTGAGTAATTTATACTGCACTCAGCGTTCTGATGATTAACAGTCATTCATAAACTCTACTCATCACACCAAACCTTAAAACTGCAGATAAACAAATACAGAACTAGACTTGCTCCATGTTAGTGCTGGTAAAGTGTATGATATTTCCTTCTGACTCCCTCCTCAGTTATCACCAAACCAACTGGATAAAGACTGATAATATATGGGCCCCTAAAGGCCCATTTCGCTGCATCCTGTGCAGCATACCAAGTTGTTCGGCTGAAGAAGTTAGACATTAGCTGTTGATTATTCCTCGCCCATTGCTCTCCTGGTTAATTTTTTGGAATAGCCTACTTAGGTTTGATGACAGAGGAAGCTGGCAAGTGGTTATGCATTGATGTCTGCATTAATTTTAAAGGCCCTCTGCAGCAGAGTATGTAAACGTATGTCCTGTGATGCTATTGGAGCCGTGGGCATGTGTATGCAAGGCTTTATGTACATGGTCCATAGGGAGGATGGAGAGCATGATCAGAATGCAGCGGCGTAtaatcagctgtttgatggCTGCACATC
Above is a window of Betta splendens chromosome 9, fBetSpl5.4, whole genome shotgun sequence DNA encoding:
- the tmem168a gene encoding transmembrane protein 168-A; translation: MAREEEEEELTSGGPKEVDVFTSIRCLGYLSSVVLLVAVCVGMYVRWEVTNENMILVIFILGLFVQGIAIILHYYFAMEKASLSLFHLWIGFLLGLLCFLNSPALDSNVKELVANYLLLASVIMKTVWAITERICSSVRYKPSLLTSIELLELLGFGIASTTMLLHIAVPITGLAVGLGALIVDLRMKSLLALPNVVTFSLVTSLVFFQALGITANPYALGCYLGRLLCEPLLDVYFSTLGPCERWMLVLSMGKAWRRLSLLPLCLIEMSFFILAALKLGHLELWYLVIPGFFLFGLFWSICHIILLITIWGFHTKLNECQKDWRAQRSSSRTLDQIMASRGIRHFCLISERLVFFTLLSSVILAAVSWQRSNGLFLSALLVVLPLESLTHGLFHELGSCLGGTCVGYALVIPNTYCSPDGQPALLPPEQEQQVNLRSTGMLNSVQRLFSHHMIQTFGCDYSTSGFTLEAMQTKLRDFLERRTADGPRHDTYLMFYSGPTYKGTGSWALAGGERLHLAQLLELWKEKNAGHCSRLILILDTENSLPWVKEVRRLDGVHVAVQGAELLPMGMDLETGGAPLLGDFTSEWVEFNCNPRSDTQWSERGRAVMAVYGVSKRWSDYALHLPTGSDVAKHWKTHFPKATYPMVHLSNWCCGLNLFWLCSVCLRCFRRCKLAWFPPSVLDTGQGIKLVHS